GTTCAAAGATGCTCTTTAAAATCCAGTCGTGACCGATGTAGTTGTTGCCCTTGAATCCCGGCGTCTTTGCCCAGATGACAGGCTTTTCGGCATCTTCGAATTCTTCTGCGACTTCTTGAATGTCGTCACCAATGATTTCACCCGTGCAACCGGAAAGAACCACGAACAGGTCGGCATCGATGATTTTGAGAGCGTTGCTGATGGTTGAACGCAACTTGTCTGCACCGCCAAACACGACTTCTTTTTCGCTGATACTTGTGCAAGGGTAAATGTTGGGGCTGAATCTGCCGCTCGTGCCGTTGTTATCGTTTAGCTTGGATGCGCATCCCGGACCGGAATGCAAAACGGGAATTGCTCCAGGAATGGATTGCACGGTCTGCATTGCTGCCAAAGCGCATTTGTAGCGCGCCTGATCCAATATTTTAGCCATGAGAGAAAGTCTCCTTTACACGGATGCGATCCATGTAGATTTGTGAACCAATGTCATAGACGCCGGGAACGCCAACAGCATCTGCTCTGCAGTGAGCGCAGTGCTTGAAAACATTGATAAATACGCCGGCCTGTTCCTGTGCAATTGCGAGTCCCTTCGGAGTCGGGGCCGGAAGATCCTTGAATCCGTTTTGCGGAATCAGCGGAATGATGTTGTATATAATCGCTCCCGCTTCGCGTACGGTTGCTGCAACATCTTCGATATGGTTGTCGTTGATGCCTGGGCAAAGAACCGTATTCACTTTCACGAGTGTCCCGCTTTTTGCAACCTTGCGAATGCCTTCCAGCTGGTTGTGGATCAAGATTTCAGCGGCTTCGACACCCGTGTAGGTCTTGCCGTGGTAAAAAATTCTTGCGTTAATCATCGCTTCGATTTCTGGATCGACTGCGTTTACCGTTACCGTAAGCGTGTCGATACCCACGTCAATGACTTCGTCGGCCTTGTCGTTCAGCAAAAGTCCGTTTGTGCTCATGCAACGAATCAGGTTTGGAAATTCCTTTTTGACGAGGCGGAAAGTGTCCAGTGCAAAAGGTGTCGCGAGCGTGTCGCCAGGACCTGCAATACCCACCGTAGTAAGATCCGGTACGAATTCAAGAGCCTTGCGAATATAGCCACATGCTTCTTCTGGTTTGATGACTTTACTTGTATTTCCCGGAACTTGTGCGTCTTCGTTGATGCGACGGTCGCAAAAACGGCACTCGATGTTGCAACCCGGAGCGACGGGCAAATGAATACGCCCTTTACGATTCTTGCATGCACCGAAACAGGGGTGCTCTCTAAAAACTGTCTCTTGATTTGTTGCCATAAAACCTCACAAGGCAAAAGAATCGATAAACCGCGAAGGTGAAATTCCTACGAGGCTAAACTTCCGGCGTGCCGGATTAGTTTATGTGAAATAAAATTGAACGGTTACCTAGCGTTCTGTATTCTTTTAAATTTTTGCTTCTGTTCCGAAGTCCCGCATAATTTAAAAAGCGTAATAGGTAAATGCAATATAAGACCCTGTTTGAAAAACAAAAAAAATAAGTTTTATTGACTTGTGATAGACTCGGGGTAAATGGTGTTATAAAACAAAGCTATAACAGTGGCGTAAATCATAATTTTTTGAACGAAACGGGTTGAAAAAATATTGAAAAGGGTTGACTATAATTCTACAATTGACGCTACCTAGCGTTTCTGTAGGTA
The window above is part of the Fibrobacter succinogenes genome. Proteins encoded here:
- a CDS encoding radical SAM protein, yielding MATNQETVFREHPCFGACKNRKGRIHLPVAPGCNIECRFCDRRINEDAQVPGNTSKVIKPEEACGYIRKALEFVPDLTTVGIAGPGDTLATPFALDTFRLVKKEFPNLIRCMSTNGLLLNDKADEVIDVGIDTLTVTVNAVDPEIEAMINARIFYHGKTYTGVEAAEILIHNQLEGIRKVAKSGTLVKVNTVLCPGINDNHIEDVAATVREAGAIIYNIIPLIPQNGFKDLPAPTPKGLAIAQEQAGVFINVFKHCAHCRADAVGVPGVYDIGSQIYMDRIRVKETFSHG